A window of Mixophyes fleayi isolate aMixFle1 chromosome 10, aMixFle1.hap1, whole genome shotgun sequence contains these coding sequences:
- the SLC3A2 gene encoding amino acid transporter heavy chain SLC3A2, translating to MTQDTALDMKDVELNEIDPEKQPMAAEAEDLPVGGGGEKNGVVKVKLEDEDDEIGSRAQKFTGLSKEELLKVAGTPGWVRVRWALLVLFWLGWAGMLAGAVVIIVQAPRCHPLPAMEWWNKGPLYLLGVPESFQDSDNNGIGDIAGIQQRLDELSSLKVKGLVIGPLHVSAIDNPSEIKLKEIDENYGTIDNFKNLLEAARKKSIQIILDLTPNYHGENVWFSKNETALESALLEQVKDAMHFWLDFGIGGIYFNGIENMHNPDELLAEFRNITANHSSDGKERVLLASANDPHSDSVLTILNDTTTGMLTTRYLINNESVESLGERIKQYQQPASEQDRILWAVRPRFGHMASVVHEKLLRVYQLLLFTLRGTPLTLYGDEIGLKDLPGQPALSSIPYMQWDNTKNYGFSNAELPVRDNLNNITFKDQEDDKNSLLSLYKRLSELRGKERSLLHGNFTLLHHADTSLAFERSWDQNERFVSVMNLHPEKEAEVTIVKENLPEQCSVVLGSNPERKEGSSISLKNLKLVAGEALLLKYPYSG from the exons ATGACGCAAGATACAGCTCTAGATATGAAAGACGTTGAGTTGAATGAAATTGACCCAGAGAAGCAGCCCATGGCTGCTGAGGCAGAGGACCTTCCAGTTGGAGGAGGAGGTGAGAAGAATGGTGTAGTTAAAGTAAAGCTggaggatgaagatgatgaaatTGGAAGCCGGGCTCAGAAGTTCACTGGACTGTCCAAAGAAGAGCTTCTGAAGGTGGCAGGCACCCCAGGCTGGGTAAGAGTCCGTTGGGCTCTGCTTGTTCTCTTCTGGTTAGGATGGGCAGGTATGCTAGCAGGAGCGGTGGTAATCATTGTCCAAGCCCCTCGCTGTCATCCATTGCCTGCAATGGAGTGGTGGAATAAGGGACCTCTTTACCTGCTTGGAGTCCCTGAGTCCTTCCAAGACTCCGACAATAATGGAATTGGTGACATTGCTG GAATACAACAAAGACTGGATGAACTCAGCAGCCTGAAAGTGAAGGGTCTGGTGATTGGGCCCTTGCATGTCTCTGCTATAGACAATCCTTCAGAAATTAAACTTAAGGAAATTGATGAAAATTATGGGACAATTGACAATTTCAAAAATCTTTTAGAAGCCGCTCGCAAGAAGA GCATTCAGATCATTTTAGACCTCACTCCAAATTACCATGGTGAAAACGTCTGGTTTAGCAAGAATGAGACGGCACTAGAGAGTGCGCTGCTAGAGCAAGTAAAG GACGCCATGCATTTTTGGCTAGATTTTGGTATTGGAGGAATTTATTTTAATGGGATTGAGAATATGCATAAT CCAGATGAGCTCCTTGCAGAATTCAGAAATATCACTGCTAACCACAGCTCCGATGGGAAAGAAAG GGTGCTGCTTGCCTCTGCTAATGATCCTCACAGTGACAGCGTGCTGACGATCCTCAATGATACTACTACCGGCATGTTAACCACACGCTATTTGATTAACAATGAAAGTGTTGAATCTCTAGGGGAGCGAATCAAGCAGTACCAACAGCCTGCTAGTGAGCAGGACAGGATACTGTGGGCG GTCAGACCGCGTTTCGGTCACATGGCTTCTGTGGTGCATGAGAAGTTGTTGCGTGTCTATCAACTGCTACTCTTCACTCTTCGGGGCACACCTTTAACTTTGTATGGAGATGAGATTGGACTTAAAGACCTGCCCGGGCAG CCTGCATTGTCCAGTATCCCATATATGCAGTGGGATAATACGAAGAACTATGGATTTTCTAATGCTGAATTACCCGTACGCGATAACCTCAACAATATCACATTTAAG GATCAGGAAGATGATAAGAATTCCTTACTCAGTCTCTATAAACGATTGAGTGAGCTACGTGGAAAAGAGCGGTCACTTCTCCATGGCAATTTCACATTACTACACCACGCTGACACATCACTGGCTTTTGAGCGCAGCTGGGACCAAAATGAAAGATTTGTGTCTGTAATGAACTTGCACCCAGAGAAAGAAGCAGAGGTGACCATAGTTAAGGAGAACCTGCCAGAGCAGTGTTCTGTGGTGTTGGGTTCAAACCCAGAACGAAAGGAGGGGAGCAGTATTTCCCTAAAGAACCTAAAATTAGTGGCAGGGGAAGCCTTACTACTGAAATACCCTTACAGCGGTTAG